One segment of Pseudomonas sp. FP2196 DNA contains the following:
- a CDS encoding DUF934 domain-containing protein: protein MNNLLRLEQGVARIESDDPWKLVREPSTPRPSGLLILPLAHWLESPSTHAVWLGPDDEVESLVPWLASLPLIALDFPSFRDGRAYSQAYLLRSRFGWAGELRAIGDVLRDQLSHMRQCGFDSFAVREDKSAEDALKGLAGMSVLYGRSVIEPRPLFRRR, encoded by the coding sequence ATGAACAATCTGCTGCGACTTGAGCAGGGCGTGGCGCGGATTGAAAGCGATGACCCGTGGAAGCTGGTGCGCGAGCCGTCGACGCCAAGGCCCTCAGGATTGTTGATACTGCCGCTGGCCCATTGGCTGGAGTCACCGTCGACCCATGCGGTGTGGCTGGGGCCGGACGATGAGGTGGAAAGCCTGGTTCCGTGGCTGGCATCGCTGCCGCTGATCGCGCTGGACTTCCCGAGTTTTCGCGACGGCCGTGCGTACAGTCAGGCGTATCTGCTGCGCAGTCGTTTCGGTTGGGCAGGGGAGTTGCGCGCGATTGGTGATGTGTTGCGTGATCAGCTCAGCCATATGCGCCAGTGTGGTTTTGACAGTTTCGCGGTGCGTGAGGACAAGTCGGCGGAGGATGCGTTGAAGGGGCTGGCCGGGATGAGCGTGCTCTACGGCCGCTCGGTCATCGAACCGCGCCCGCTGTTCCGTCGGCGCTGA
- a CDS encoding tetratricopeptide repeat protein, translating to MPKHKNKTVKPDPDSSPLPVPHFLFTVTIGLLLAAVAGIGWFLLNPAPAAVKPTPISSPIVQPAKPQPVVASKPATMIDEQQCQGCHSEQVKDWQGSHHQLAMQPANGETLLGDFNNITFKAESETTRFSRKGDEFWVNTPGIDGKNADFKVAYTFGIAPLQQYLIEVGEGRLQALGVAWDTEKNRWFHLYPGQGVNFKNPLHWSKPSQNANFMCVECHTTGFKRNFDASSNTFNSHWSSLGVGCQACHGPASNHLEWTQKKGDLIHRGFDVDLKDKNATVEIETCARCHARRAPLGDGYSVGKRLMDDYLPSPLTRELYALDGKIKDEVFEHGSFLQSKMFDKGVRCSNCHNPHSTELKAPGNKVCLQCHNTAGKTSVEGVEGKGLQAKNYDATEHTRHTLGQPGSQCVDCHMPGKFYMGNDFRHDHSFSIPNPVRALKLGTPDACLTCHQGKAGDKVTAQFKLWNASSEPQPPRYDESLWLIRNGQPGAASALFEQLQRANLPAIQRATLLAELPLYPSEQALKLATQDLKNPAPQVRESATRVISAFLPPEQRAKLLSPLLADPVKAVRIVAARDLLSVALKQGLGAAQAHWDAAIAEYEAVQKSLAERAEANLNLAMLYQASGRGSEVEGLLRTALKRDPDFYPALVTLVQWLEANGRVPEAQKLLDDSLKQHPDAALLQHTHGLSLIRAGKTAEAMSPLKKAALLEPQNAQYGYVLAVALHDTGKVDEACEVLEGLLKVQPANRNARLSLIQYYLASGQEPKAQVLLQGWRKMNMGDPALK from the coding sequence ATGCCCAAGCATAAAAATAAAACAGTAAAACCTGACCCTGATTCGTCCCCACTGCCGGTTCCCCATTTTTTGTTCACGGTCACCATCGGCTTGCTGTTGGCCGCCGTCGCGGGCATCGGCTGGTTTCTGTTGAACCCTGCTCCGGCGGCGGTCAAGCCGACGCCGATCAGCTCGCCCATAGTCCAGCCAGCCAAACCGCAGCCGGTCGTCGCCAGCAAACCGGCGACAATGATTGATGAGCAGCAATGCCAGGGTTGCCACTCCGAACAGGTCAAGGACTGGCAAGGCTCGCATCACCAATTGGCGATGCAGCCGGCAAATGGCGAAACCCTGCTCGGCGACTTCAACAACATCACCTTCAAGGCTGAAAGCGAGACCACGCGTTTCTCGCGCAAGGGTGACGAGTTCTGGGTCAATACGCCCGGAATCGACGGCAAGAATGCCGACTTCAAAGTCGCCTACACCTTCGGCATCGCGCCGCTACAGCAATACCTGATCGAAGTCGGCGAAGGTCGTTTGCAAGCGCTAGGTGTGGCGTGGGATACCGAGAAAAACCGCTGGTTCCACCTTTACCCCGGCCAGGGCGTGAACTTCAAGAATCCGCTGCACTGGAGCAAGCCGAGCCAGAACGCCAACTTCATGTGCGTCGAGTGCCACACTACCGGTTTCAAACGCAATTTCGATGCGTCCAGCAACACGTTCAACAGCCACTGGAGCAGCCTCGGCGTCGGTTGCCAGGCGTGTCACGGCCCGGCCTCGAATCACCTGGAGTGGACGCAGAAAAAAGGTGATCTGATTCATCGGGGCTTCGACGTCGACCTCAAGGACAAGAACGCCACCGTCGAAATTGAAACCTGCGCGCGGTGCCATGCCCGCCGTGCACCGCTGGGCGATGGCTACAGTGTCGGCAAGCGCTTGATGGACGATTACCTGCCGAGCCCCCTCACCCGCGAACTCTATGCGCTGGACGGCAAAATCAAGGATGAAGTGTTCGAACACGGCTCATTCCTACAAAGCAAGATGTTCGACAAAGGCGTGCGTTGCAGCAATTGCCATAACCCGCACAGCACGGAACTGAAAGCACCGGGTAACAAGGTGTGCCTGCAATGCCACAACACGGCCGGCAAAACCTCGGTCGAGGGTGTCGAAGGTAAAGGCCTGCAAGCGAAGAACTACGATGCCACCGAGCACACCCGCCACACCCTAGGCCAGCCGGGGTCGCAGTGCGTGGATTGCCACATGCCGGGCAAGTTCTACATGGGCAACGACTTCCGCCATGACCACAGCTTCAGCATTCCCAACCCGGTGCGGGCGCTGAAACTCGGTACGCCGGATGCCTGTCTGACCTGTCATCAAGGCAAGGCAGGTGACAAGGTCACCGCGCAGTTCAAGTTGTGGAACGCGTCCAGCGAACCGCAGCCACCGCGTTATGACGAAAGTCTGTGGCTGATCCGCAACGGCCAGCCCGGTGCGGCCAGCGCGCTGTTTGAACAGTTGCAGCGCGCCAACCTGCCGGCGATACAACGGGCGACGCTGCTCGCGGAATTGCCGCTGTACCCGAGTGAGCAGGCGTTGAAACTGGCGACGCAGGACCTGAAAAATCCGGCGCCGCAGGTTCGTGAAAGTGCCACGCGCGTGATCAGCGCGTTTTTGCCGCCAGAGCAGCGCGCGAAGCTGTTGTCGCCGCTATTGGCTGATCCGGTGAAAGCCGTGCGCATTGTTGCTGCACGGGATCTGCTGAGTGTCGCCCTTAAGCAGGGTCTGGGCGCGGCGCAGGCCCATTGGGACGCGGCGATTGCCGAATACGAGGCGGTACAGAAAAGCCTGGCGGAACGCGCCGAGGCCAATCTGAATCTGGCGATGCTCTATCAGGCCAGTGGTCGCGGTTCGGAGGTGGAAGGCTTGCTGCGCACGGCGCTCAAACGCGACCCGGATTTCTACCCGGCACTGGTCACGCTGGTGCAATGGCTGGAGGCCAATGGTCGCGTCCCCGAGGCGCAAAAGTTGTTGGATGACAGCCTCAAGCAGCACCCGGACGCCGCGTTGTTACAGCACACTCACGGCCTTTCGCTGATCCGCGCCGGCAAGACCGCCGAAGCCATGTCACCGCTGAAAAAAGCCGCACTGCTGGAGCCGCAGAACGCGCAGTACGGTTATGTACTGGCCGTGGCGCTGCACGATACTGGCAAGGTCGACGAGGCGTGCGAGGTGCTGGAGGGATTGCTCAAGGTACAACCGGCGAACCGCAATGCGCGGTTGTCGCTGATTCAGTACTACCTCGCCAGTGGCCAGGAGCCCAAGGCGCAGGTGCTGTTGCAGGGGTGGAGGAAGATGAATATGGGGGATCCGGCGCTGAAATAA
- a CDS encoding DUF3313 domain-containing protein, giving the protein MKLAVMMGTLCIASLGVVGCSSKTVSPDEYSGFLKDYSQLKEAKSPSGAEVMRWIDPKVDMKKFTSVYIEPTQLYPKPQATTKIPQQTLNGITSYYDQALKREIGKSLPLAAGPGPGVMVVRAAITAVSSKTEGLKPYEVIPIALVAAAVSTASGIRDQETTLATEAVFLDGGNNKVVAQVVRKGTGKPLENESQVMKANDVKNVIDGWASDLNQSYLKLKSK; this is encoded by the coding sequence ATGAAGCTAGCAGTAATGATGGGCACACTCTGCATCGCCAGCCTTGGCGTGGTTGGCTGCTCCAGTAAAACTGTTTCTCCCGATGAATACTCCGGTTTTCTCAAGGACTACAGCCAACTCAAGGAGGCCAAGTCACCTTCCGGCGCCGAGGTGATGCGCTGGATTGATCCGAAAGTCGACATGAAGAAATTCACCAGTGTTTACATCGAACCGACCCAGCTCTATCCAAAACCACAAGCCACCACCAAGATCCCTCAGCAAACCCTCAACGGCATCACCAGCTATTACGATCAGGCGCTCAAGCGTGAGATCGGCAAATCCCTGCCATTGGCTGCCGGCCCAGGCCCTGGCGTGATGGTGGTGCGTGCGGCGATCACCGCCGTCAGCAGCAAGACCGAAGGCCTCAAACCCTATGAAGTCATTCCGATTGCACTGGTGGCCGCGGCTGTCAGCACCGCCAGCGGCATCCGCGATCAGGAAACCACTTTGGCCACCGAGGCGGTGTTCCTTGATGGCGGCAACAACAAAGTGGTCGCTCAGGTGGTGCGCAAAGGCACCGGCAAGCCGCTGGAAAACGAATCACAGGTCATGAAGGCTAATGACGTGAAAAACGTAATCGATGGCTGGGCATCGGATCTGAACCAGTCTTATCTCAAGCTCAAGTCCAAATAA
- a CDS encoding YciI family protein: MRFMILVKASADSEAGMMPSEELLTAMGNFNEELTKAGILVAADGLHPSSKGARVRFSGDKRTVIDGPFIETKELVAGYWIWDVKSKEEAIEWVKRCPNPMPGCESDIEIRQIFSAEDFGAEFTPELREQEERIREQAKKS, from the coding sequence ATGCGATTCATGATCCTCGTAAAAGCCAGTGCCGATTCCGAAGCCGGCATGATGCCCAGCGAAGAGCTGCTCACCGCCATGGGCAATTTCAACGAAGAACTGACCAAGGCCGGCATTCTGGTCGCAGCCGATGGCCTGCACCCGAGCAGTAAGGGCGCGCGCGTACGATTCTCAGGAGACAAACGCACAGTCATAGACGGCCCCTTCATCGAAACCAAGGAGCTGGTGGCCGGTTATTGGATCTGGGACGTGAAGTCGAAAGAAGAAGCCATCGAGTGGGTCAAGCGCTGCCCCAACCCGATGCCGGGCTGCGAGTCGGATATCGAGATTCGGCAGATATTCTCAGCCGAGGATTTCGGCGCCGAATTCACTCCTGAGTTGCGTGAGCAGGAAGAGCGCATTCGCGAGCAAGCGAAGAAGTCCTGA
- the tpx gene encoding thiol peroxidase, with product MAQVTLKGNPVQVNGQLPQAGSKAPAFSLVAGNLSDVTLKDFAGKRKVLNIFPSVDTPTCATSVRKFNAQANDISNTVVLCISADLPFAQARFCGAEGLENVQNLSTLRGTEFIENYGVAIADGPLKGLTARAVVVLDENDNVLHSELVKEIAEEPNYEAALSVLK from the coding sequence ATGGCTCAAGTCACCCTCAAAGGCAATCCGGTTCAAGTCAACGGCCAGTTGCCACAAGCCGGTTCCAAGGCGCCAGCCTTTTCTCTGGTTGCCGGCAATCTGTCCGACGTCACCCTGAAAGACTTCGCCGGCAAGCGCAAAGTGCTGAACATCTTCCCAAGCGTCGACACCCCGACCTGCGCCACCTCCGTGCGCAAGTTCAACGCTCAGGCCAACGACATCAGCAACACCGTGGTGCTGTGCATCTCGGCTGACCTGCCGTTCGCCCAAGCTCGTTTCTGCGGTGCCGAAGGTCTGGAGAACGTCCAGAACCTGTCGACCCTGCGTGGCACCGAGTTCATCGAGAACTACGGCGTGGCCATTGCTGACGGCCCACTGAAAGGCCTGACCGCCCGTGCCGTGGTGGTGCTGGACGAAAACGACAACGTCCTGCACAGCGAACTGGTCAAGGAAATTGCCGAAGAGCCTAACTACGAAGCGGCGCTGTCCGTTCTCAAGTAA
- a CDS encoding MdtA/MuxA family multidrug efflux RND transporter periplasmic adaptor subunit, with product MVNHSMQSSSRNSRRWLISLLVLLVIAVLCWKFWPAGSAQKESADKAAAGHTGRSGMMRPGFGGGTGPIPVRVAPAVTGDFPLYYKALGTVTALNTINVRSRVGGELVKIHFEEGQMVKAGDLLAEIDPRPYQNALLQAEGTLLQNQAQLKNAQVDVERYRGLYKEDSIAKQTLDTAEALVGQYLGTVKTNQAAVNDAKLNLEFTKIRAPIAGRVGLRQVDVGNLVTANDTTFIAVITQTQPISVAFTLPENSLETVLARYRSGAKLPAEAWDRGDSKLQATGVLQSLDNQIDVATGTLKFKARYENRDQSLFPNQFVNVHLLADTLKGVVLAPSAAIQFGTNGTFVYALEGDKKVTIRQLKIGASDGENTVITEGLAAGERVVLEGTDRLKEGSEVEVVNDSNQVPTTPTEHLQGKSAATPTDAAVTDKAKKGA from the coding sequence ATGGTTAATCACTCCATGCAATCGTCCTCCCGTAATTCCCGTCGCTGGCTGATCAGCCTGCTTGTCTTGTTGGTGATCGCCGTCCTGTGCTGGAAATTCTGGCCTGCCGGTTCAGCCCAGAAAGAGAGCGCCGACAAGGCCGCGGCCGGGCATACCGGGCGTTCGGGGATGATGCGACCGGGCTTCGGTGGCGGCACCGGGCCGATTCCGGTGCGGGTGGCGCCGGCCGTCACGGGCGACTTCCCGCTGTATTACAAGGCGCTGGGCACCGTGACCGCACTCAACACCATCAACGTGCGCAGCCGGGTTGGCGGCGAATTGGTGAAGATCCATTTCGAAGAGGGCCAAATGGTCAAGGCCGGCGACCTGCTGGCGGAGATCGATCCGCGCCCCTACCAGAACGCCTTGCTCCAGGCTGAAGGCACCTTGCTGCAAAATCAGGCGCAACTGAAAAACGCGCAGGTCGATGTCGAGCGTTATCGCGGGTTGTACAAGGAAGACAGCATCGCCAAACAGACTCTGGACACCGCCGAAGCGCTGGTCGGCCAATATCTGGGAACGGTCAAGACCAATCAGGCGGCGGTCAACGACGCCAAGCTCAATCTCGAATTCACCAAGATCCGCGCTCCGATTGCCGGTCGTGTCGGTCTGCGTCAGGTCGACGTGGGCAACCTTGTAACGGCCAATGACACCACGTTCATCGCGGTGATTACCCAGACGCAGCCGATCAGCGTCGCATTTACCCTGCCGGAAAACAGCCTCGAAACCGTGCTGGCCCGGTATCGCAGCGGCGCCAAACTGCCGGCCGAAGCCTGGGATCGCGGCGACAGCAAACTGCAAGCCACAGGCGTACTGCAAAGCCTCGACAACCAGATCGATGTGGCCACCGGCACCTTGAAATTCAAGGCGCGTTACGAAAACCGCGATCAGTCGCTGTTCCCCAATCAGTTCGTCAACGTACACCTGCTGGCCGACACCCTCAAAGGCGTGGTGCTGGCACCGTCCGCCGCCATTCAGTTCGGCACCAATGGCACGTTCGTCTACGCGCTGGAAGGCGACAAGAAAGTCACTATCCGCCAGTTGAAGATCGGCGCCAGTGACGGTGAAAACACCGTGATCACCGAAGGCCTGGCCGCTGGCGAGCGCGTGGTGCTGGAAGGCACCGACCGCCTCAAAGAAGGCAGCGAAGTGGAAGTGGTCAACGACAGCAACCAGGTACCGACCACGCCGACCGAACACCTGCAAGGCAAGTCCGCCGCCACTCCGACTGACGCCGCTGTCACCGACAAGGCCAAGAAGGGCGCATGA
- a CDS encoding MdtB/MuxB family multidrug efflux RND transporter permease subunit, translating into MNISRLFILRPVATTLSMLAIILAGLIAYRLLPVSALPQVDYPTIRVMTLYPGASPDVMTSAVTAPLERQFGQMPGLTQMASTSSGGASVLTLRFSLDINMDVAEQQVQAAINAATNLLPTDLPAPPVYNKVNPADTPVLTLAITSKTMLLPKLNDLVDTRMAQKIAQISGVGMVSIAGGQRQAVRIKVNPEALAANSLNLSDVRTLIGASNVNQPKGNFDGPTRVSMLDANDQLTSPKDYANLILAYKNGAPLRLKDVAEIVDGAENERLAAWANQNQAVLLNIQRQPGANVIEVVDRIKALLPSITDNLPAGLDVTVLTDRTQTIRASVTDVQHELLIAIALVVMVTFLFLRRASATIIPSVAVPLSLIGTFGVMYLAGFSVNNLTLMALTIATGFVVDDAIVMLENISRFIEEGDSPMQAALKGAKQIGFTLISLTLSLIAVLIPLLFMADVVGRLFREFAITLAVAILISLVVSLTLTPMMCARLLKREPEEHEQGRFYRASGAFIDWMIAKYGRGLQWVLKHQPLTLVVAIGTLALTVFLYMVVPKGFFPVQDTGVIQGISEAPQSISFAAMGERQQALAKVILEDPAVQSLSSYIGVDGDNATLNSGRLLINLKPHGERDLSATEVIARLQPQLDKLVGIRLFMQPVQDLTIEDRVSRTQYQFSMSSPDSELLSQWSGRLVEALAQRPELTDVASDLQDKGLQVYLVIDRDAASRLGVSVANITDALYDAFGQRQISTIYTQASQYRVVLQAQAGEKIGPQALDQIHVKTTDGAQVRLSSLAHVEERQAQLAITHIGQFPAVMMSFNLAPGVALGHAVDIIEQVQKDIGMPVGVQTQFQGAAEAFQASLSSTLLLILAAVVTMYIVLGVLYESYIHPITILSTLPSAAVGALLALLLSGNDLGMIAIIGIILLIGIVKKNAIMMIDFALDAERNQGMAPEEAIYQAALLRFRPILMTTLAALFGAVPLMLATGSGAELRQPLGLVMVGGLLVSQVLTLFTTPVIYLYFDRLGRRFGKTNADTEEVPV; encoded by the coding sequence ATGAACATTTCGCGGCTGTTCATCCTCCGTCCGGTAGCCACCACCCTGAGCATGCTGGCCATTATCCTGGCTGGTCTGATCGCTTATCGCTTGTTGCCAGTGTCGGCGTTACCTCAGGTCGATTACCCGACCATCCGTGTCATGACCCTGTATCCCGGTGCCAGCCCGGACGTGATGACCAGTGCCGTCACCGCGCCGCTTGAGCGCCAGTTCGGGCAGATGCCGGGCCTGACACAAATGGCCTCGACCAGTTCCGGCGGTGCTTCGGTGCTGACCCTGCGGTTCAGCCTCGATATCAACATGGACGTCGCCGAACAACAGGTGCAGGCCGCGATCAACGCTGCGACCAACCTGTTGCCGACCGACTTGCCGGCGCCGCCGGTGTACAACAAGGTCAACCCGGCGGACACCCCGGTGCTGACCTTGGCGATCACTTCGAAAACCATGCTCCTGCCCAAACTCAATGATCTGGTCGATACGCGCATGGCGCAGAAAATCGCCCAGATCAGTGGCGTCGGCATGGTCAGCATCGCCGGCGGCCAGCGTCAGGCGGTACGGATCAAGGTCAACCCTGAAGCCCTTGCCGCCAACAGCTTGAACCTGTCCGACGTGCGCACGTTGATCGGCGCCTCCAACGTCAACCAGCCGAAGGGGAACTTCGACGGCCCGACGCGGGTATCGATGCTCGACGCCAACGATCAGCTGACGTCGCCCAAGGACTACGCCAACCTGATCCTCGCCTACAAGAATGGCGCACCGCTACGGCTCAAGGATGTCGCGGAGATCGTCGACGGTGCCGAGAACGAACGTCTCGCCGCGTGGGCCAACCAGAATCAGGCGGTTTTGCTCAACATTCAGCGTCAACCTGGCGCCAACGTGATTGAGGTGGTCGACCGGATCAAAGCCTTGCTGCCGAGCATCACCGACAACCTGCCGGCCGGTCTCGATGTCACCGTGCTGACCGACCGCACACAGACCATTCGTGCTTCGGTCACAGACGTACAACACGAACTGCTGATCGCCATCGCGCTGGTGGTGATGGTGACCTTCCTGTTCCTGCGCCGTGCCAGCGCGACAATCATTCCGTCGGTGGCCGTGCCGCTGTCGCTGATCGGCACCTTCGGCGTGATGTACCTTGCCGGGTTCTCGGTGAATAACCTGACCTTGATGGCGTTGACCATCGCCACCGGTTTTGTGGTCGACGATGCGATTGTGATGCTGGAGAACATCTCGCGCTTCATTGAAGAGGGCGACAGCCCGATGCAGGCCGCGCTGAAGGGCGCCAAGCAGATCGGCTTCACCCTGATCTCCCTGACCTTGTCACTGATCGCGGTGCTGATCCCGCTGTTGTTCATGGCCGACGTGGTCGGACGCCTGTTCCGCGAATTCGCCATTACCCTGGCGGTGGCGATCCTTATTTCTCTCGTGGTGTCGCTGACCCTGACGCCGATGATGTGCGCGCGTCTGCTCAAGCGCGAACCCGAAGAACACGAACAGGGTCGCTTCTACCGGGCCAGCGGCGCGTTTATCGACTGGATGATTGCCAAATATGGACGCGGATTGCAGTGGGTGCTCAAGCATCAACCGCTGACGCTGGTGGTGGCCATTGGCACACTGGCGCTGACCGTGTTCCTTTATATGGTCGTACCCAAAGGCTTCTTCCCGGTGCAGGATACCGGGGTGATTCAGGGCATTTCCGAAGCGCCGCAGTCGATTTCCTTCGCCGCCATGGGCGAGCGTCAGCAGGCATTGGCCAAGGTCATTCTTGAAGACCCGGCAGTGCAAAGCCTGTCGTCCTACATCGGCGTCGATGGTGACAACGCCACGCTCAACAGCGGCCGCCTGCTGATCAACCTCAAGCCCCATGGCGAGCGTGATCTCAGCGCCACCGAGGTCATTGCGCGGCTGCAACCGCAACTGGACAAACTGGTCGGTATCCGTCTGTTCATGCAACCGGTGCAGGACCTGACCATCGAAGACCGCGTCAGCCGTACTCAATACCAGTTCAGCATGTCGTCGCCGGATTCAGAACTGCTCAGCCAGTGGAGCGGGCGGTTGGTCGAAGCGCTGGCACAGCGCCCGGAACTGACCGACGTGGCCAGTGATTTGCAGGACAAGGGCTTGCAGGTCTATCTGGTGATCGATCGCGATGCCGCCTCGCGCCTCGGCGTATCGGTGGCGAACATCACCGATGCGCTGTACGACGCCTTCGGTCAGCGGCAGATTTCGACCATCTACACCCAGGCCAGCCAGTACCGCGTGGTGCTGCAAGCCCAGGCCGGCGAAAAGATCGGCCCGCAGGCGCTGGATCAAATTCACGTTAAAACCACGGATGGCGCGCAGGTGCGGTTGTCGAGTCTGGCGCATGTCGAGGAACGCCAGGCGCAGCTGGCGATCACTCATATCGGTCAGTTCCCGGCCGTGATGATGTCGTTCAACCTGGCGCCGGGCGTGGCGCTGGGGCATGCGGTGGACATCATCGAGCAGGTACAGAAAGACATCGGCATGCCGGTCGGCGTGCAGACCCAGTTCCAGGGCGCCGCCGAAGCGTTCCAGGCTTCGCTGTCGAGCACCTTGCTGCTGATTCTGGCGGCGGTGGTGACCATGTACATCGTGCTCGGCGTGCTCTACGAGAGCTACATCCACCCGATCACCATTCTCTCGACTCTGCCATCGGCGGCGGTTGGCGCCTTGCTGGCATTGCTACTCAGCGGCAATGACCTGGGCATGATCGCGATCATCGGCATCATCCTCTTGATCGGGATCGTCAAGAAAAACGCGATCATGATGATCGACTTCGCACTTGATGCCGAACGCAATCAGGGTATGGCGCCGGAGGAGGCGATCTATCAGGCAGCGCTCCTGCGTTTCCGACCGATCCTGATGACCACGCTGGCCGCATTGTTCGGTGCGGTGCCGTTGATGCTCGCTACCGGTTCCGGGGCTGAGTTGCGTCAGCCACTGGGTCTGGTCATGGTCGGCGGTTTGCTGGTGAGTCAGGTGTTGACCCTGTTCACCACGCCGGTGATTTACCTGTACTTCGACCGTTTGGGCCGTCGCTTTGGCAAAACCAATGCCGACACCGAAGAGGTGCCGGTATGA